The genomic window GGGACCTGCAGGAGGCCCGCACCTGGCTCCAACGGGCCGCCGTCCAGGGCGATGCCTACGCCCAGGGCTGCCTGGGGCTCATGTACGCCGTGGGGGAGGGGGTTCCCCGGGACCCCACGGAAGCCTACGCCTGGCTCACGCGCGCCGAGGCCGGCGGGAACCGCCAGGTCGCCCAGCCCCTGGAGACCCTCAAGCGGGATCTCACGCCGGACCAGCTCGAGCAGGGCCGGCGGCGGGCGGAGGCACTCGGGGCGGGCCGCCCCGCGGAGACGGTGGCAAGATAGATCCTGTCGGAGGCGGCCTTGCTGGACACCCTCTATTTCATCCTCGTCGTCATCGTCTTCTTCGGGCTCGTGCTGCACGCCATCCACCAGGAGGAACGGCGGAAGACCGACCGCCGCCAGGAGGATCGCCCCGTCGCCGTCGAGCGCAGGATCGGGGACCGGCGCGGCAATTCGGCCCTCGCCTACCTTGCGTGGGGCCTGCGCACCCGGTGGCGCAGGCTCACCCGGTAAGGGCGCGGAGCAGCACCACGCCCGCGGCGCCCACCAGGACGGCCCCCATGCCCTTGATGAACCATTCCACCGAGGCGGGGCTCCACCGCCCCTTGAACCTCCTCACCAGCCAGAGGAGCGTGGAGAACCAGCAGACGATCCCCAGGAACACCGCCAGGGCGAAGGGCACGGCCCGTTCGGGGGACAGCGTGACGAGGCCCGTGGCGTGGAGGGCCGCCAGGGCCGCGGTCCAGGTGACCAGCAGCGTGGGGTTCAGGGCCGTGAGGAGGAAGCCGCCCAGGAGGCTGCGCTTGGTGCCCTTCCGGCGTTCCGGCTGGCCCGGCGGAGGGCCGGGCTTGGGCTTGTGCAGCAGGAGGATGATGCCCAGGACCAGGCAGAGGACGGCGCCCACGACCCTGCTGGCGGGCAGGACCCGGGGGTGCCGGTCCAGGACCGTGCTGAGGCCCCAGAAGGCCGCCAGGGAATAGATCCCTTCCGCCACCGCCCCGCCGATGGCCACGAAGCGGGCATGGCGGGCGTCCTGGTTGAGCCCCAGCCGGAGCACCAGCAGGGCGATGGGCCCCGCCACCGGCATGGACCCGATGAAACCGAAGGCGAATCCGACGAGGATGGCGACGACCATGGGGAAATATACCGCGGACTACCGGAAGTCCACGTCGTCCGGCAGCTCGTTCCGGTCGGCCTCGCCCCCCCAGGGGAAATGCTCCGCCAGCCGGACCCCCACCAGGTGGATCCCCTCCACCAGTCCTTCGGTGAAGGCGCCCCGGGCAAACTGGGCGGTCAGACATGCGGCCACATCGTTCCAGAAGGCCTGCCCCACCTTGGCGTGGATGCCCGCGTCCCCCAGCACCACGAAACGCCGGCGGCTGGGCACCACGAAGATGAGGACGCCGTTGCGGTCGGCGGTGGCCTCCATGTGGAGCCGGCTGAAGGCCCTGGCGGCCGCCTTCTCCACATCGCCCCAGAAGAACCGGGACACCGACACCCGGACCTCGCCTGAGGAGGCGCGCTCCGCCTCCCGGATGGCCTCGACCACCTTCCCGGCGTCCACGCACTGCCTCAGGCGCCTGCGGCTCATGCCCCACATGACGGTCCTCCGCGCTTCACCATGATCCCGATGCCCCCCCGCCGCCGGAGCTGCCCCCGCCGCCGGAGAACCCGCCTCCGCCGCCTCCCCCGCCCCCCCCGCCACCCCGGCCCGAGGTGAGGATGTCGAGCAGGAGGTAGATGGCCATGGACGGGTGGGTGGCCAGCAGCCCCAGGAAGGCCAGCGCCAGCAGCCCGATGATGATCTTCGTCCCGAGGCCCAGCGAGGCGAAATCGAAGGAGCCTCCCTGCGGGCGCCGGGCCTTCGCCGCGGCGGCGTCGCCCCCCGCCACCTTGAGGATGCGGTCCACCCCCTCCGTGATCGCCCTGTCCGGGTCGCCGGCCTTCAGTCCGGGGATGATGCTCTCCTGGATGATGCGGTAG from Geothrix sp. 21YS21S-2 includes these protein-coding regions:
- a CDS encoding LysE family translocator → MVVAILVGFAFGFIGSMPVAGPIALLVLRLGLNQDARHARFVAIGGAVAEGIYSLAAFWGLSTVLDRHPRVLPASRVVGAVLCLVLGIILLLHKPKPGPPPGQPERRKGTKRSLLGGFLLTALNPTLLVTWTAALAALHATGLVTLSPERAVPFALAVFLGIVCWFSTLLWLVRRFKGRWSPASVEWFIKGMGAVLVGAAGVVLLRALTG
- a CDS encoding YgcG family protein; protein product: MRRLLVLLCLLAGILGAAPPPSPTRWVTDGPGLLSPAVRTGLDRRLEAYQQGTGHQVLVWIGETTGGDPLEDWTVKAFAAWKVGRKGLDDGLVLFVLAADHKVRMEVGYGLEGQVPDVVAYRIIQESIIPGLKAGDPDRAITEGVDRILKVAGGDAAAAKARRPQGGSFDFASLGLGTKIIIGLLALAFLGLLATHPSMAIYLLLDILTSGRGGGGGGGGGGGGFSGGGGSSGGGGASGSW
- a CDS encoding TPM domain-containing protein, with the translated sequence MWGMSRRRLRQCVDAGKVVEAIREAERASSGEVRVSVSRFFWGDVEKAAARAFSRLHMEATADRNGVLIFVVPSRRRFVVLGDAGIHAKVGQAFWNDVAACLTAQFARGAFTEGLVEGIHLVGVRLAEHFPWGGEADRNELPDDVDFR